In a genomic window of Saccharothrix sp. HUAS TT1:
- a CDS encoding FAD-dependent monooxygenase produces MAEVVVVGGGIGGLAAATAVARRGHRVVVLERADRFAEIGAGIQIAPNGIHALDALGVGASVRATAVYIDELRFMDGTTDEHVVSMPLTEGYRARFGNPYVVAHRAELHASLLDACRSMPGVRLRVGCAAVGYEQDGARATVVLAGGERVTGDAVIGADGIRSAIRRQLVGDGEPVVSGHTAYRALIPMADVPPELRWNAVTWWAGPGRHFVHYPINGGRTLNLAVIHEDGATEAVNGVPVGTPHVRRLFDGFGPTARRLLALGDDFRAWGLVDRDPVDTWVDGRVVLLGDAAHPMLHFAAQGACQGLEDAVVLGGLLDSGAEAFPERFRRYNAVRRERTADVQRVSRRSTVLWHPEGARARARNAALAALTPTELHDRVAWLHRAAVPAGAGTAVAR; encoded by the coding sequence ATGGCAGAGGTAGTAGTGGTCGGTGGCGGGATCGGCGGACTGGCCGCCGCCACCGCCGTGGCACGGCGGGGGCACCGGGTCGTCGTGCTCGAACGCGCGGACCGGTTCGCCGAGATCGGCGCGGGCATCCAGATCGCGCCCAACGGCATCCACGCGCTCGACGCGCTCGGTGTCGGCGCGTCGGTGCGCGCCACCGCCGTCTACATCGACGAGTTGCGGTTCATGGACGGCACCACGGACGAGCACGTGGTGAGCATGCCGCTGACCGAGGGGTACCGCGCCCGGTTCGGCAACCCCTACGTGGTGGCGCACCGCGCCGAGCTGCACGCGTCCCTGCTGGACGCCTGCCGCTCGATGCCGGGCGTGCGGCTGCGGGTCGGTTGCGCGGCGGTCGGCTACGAGCAGGACGGCGCGAGGGCCACCGTCGTGCTCGCGGGCGGCGAGCGGGTCACCGGCGACGCGGTGATCGGCGCGGACGGCATCCGCTCGGCGATCCGCCGGCAGCTCGTCGGCGACGGCGAGCCGGTGGTGTCCGGGCACACCGCGTACCGCGCCCTGATCCCGATGGCCGACGTGCCGCCGGAGCTGCGGTGGAACGCGGTGACCTGGTGGGCGGGCCCCGGGCGGCACTTCGTGCACTACCCGATCAACGGCGGCCGGACGTTGAACCTCGCGGTCATCCACGAGGACGGCGCGACCGAGGCGGTCAACGGCGTGCCGGTGGGCACACCGCACGTGCGCCGGCTGTTCGACGGGTTCGGGCCGACCGCCCGGCGGCTGCTGGCGCTGGGCGACGACTTCCGCGCCTGGGGACTGGTCGACCGCGACCCGGTGGACACGTGGGTCGACGGCCGGGTGGTGCTGCTCGGCGACGCCGCGCACCCGATGCTGCACTTCGCCGCGCAGGGCGCCTGCCAGGGGCTGGAGGACGCCGTGGTGCTCGGCGGGCTGCTCGACAGCGGCGCGGAGGCGTTCCCGGAGCGGTTCCGCCGGTACAACGCCGTGCGGCGGGAGCGGACCGCCGACGTGCAGCGGGTGTCCCGGCGCAGCACGGTGCTGTGGCACCCGGAGGGCGCCCGGGCGCGGGCGCGCAACGCCGCCCTCGCCGCGTTGACGCCCACCGAGCTGCACGACCGGGTCGCGTGGCTGCACCGGGCGGCGGTGCCCGCCGGCGCCGGGACGGCGGTGGCGCGGTGA
- a CDS encoding FAD/NAD(P)-binding protein has translation MNGSLAVCVVGMGPRGLSVLERLCANERARPRHEAVTVHVVDPAPPGPGSVWRTTQSRLLLMNTVASQITVHTDASTRIEGPIEPGPTLYEWARGLTRHEDPEVLAEAKALGPDSYPTRAFYGSYLAAAFDRVVATAPAGVTVRVHRSRAVAMADTHGASGGPQGVRLEDGTRVHDLDAVVLAQGHLPTRPSPREARTASLARIHGLTYLTPANPADVDLDVVPAGEPVLLRGLGLNFFDHMALLTLGRGGAFARDGDRLVYRPSGREPHLVATSRRGIPYHARGENQKGAHGRHTPRVFTADVVAELRRRAATDDRVSFGVDVWPRIAVEVESVYYGTLLRSRGRPADGDRLAERYAAARTATARSRLLDEHGVARADRWDWESISRPHGDRRFADRADFRDWLLGHLARDVEEARRGNVDGPLKAALDVLRDLRNEIRLVVDHCGLDGGSHRDDLDGWYTPLNAFLSIGPPARRVEEMIALVEAGVLELTGPGAVLWLDTGEDPAFVAESREVPGPPVRARVLIEARLPEPDLRRTEDPLMRHLLATEQIRAHRVPTSSGSHYETGGLSVTERPYHVLDAKGRAHPRRFAYGVPTESVHWVTAAGIRPGVDSVTLGDSDAIAQAVLSLTRASRAPFTVLPVGGLEPVPEGVIV, from the coding sequence GTGAACGGGTCGCTGGCGGTGTGCGTCGTCGGGATGGGACCGCGCGGCCTGTCCGTGCTGGAACGCCTGTGCGCCAACGAACGCGCGCGACCGCGCCACGAGGCGGTCACCGTGCACGTGGTCGACCCGGCGCCGCCGGGGCCCGGCTCGGTGTGGCGGACCACCCAGTCGCGCCTGCTGCTGATGAACACGGTCGCGTCGCAGATCACCGTCCACACCGACGCGAGCACTCGCATCGAGGGTCCGATCGAACCCGGTCCCACCCTCTACGAGTGGGCGCGGGGTCTCACCCGGCACGAAGACCCGGAGGTGCTGGCCGAGGCGAAGGCGCTCGGACCGGACAGCTACCCGACGCGCGCCTTCTACGGCAGCTACCTGGCGGCGGCGTTCGACCGGGTGGTGGCGACCGCGCCGGCCGGCGTCACGGTGCGGGTGCACCGCTCGCGGGCGGTCGCGATGGCCGACACCCACGGCGCGTCCGGCGGACCGCAGGGCGTCCGGCTGGAGGACGGCACCCGCGTCCACGACCTGGACGCGGTCGTGCTCGCCCAGGGCCACCTGCCGACCCGCCCGTCGCCGCGCGAGGCCCGCACCGCCAGCCTGGCCCGCATCCACGGCCTGACCTACCTGACCCCGGCGAACCCGGCGGACGTCGACCTCGACGTCGTGCCCGCGGGCGAGCCGGTCCTGCTGCGCGGTCTGGGGTTGAACTTCTTCGACCACATGGCCCTGCTGACCCTCGGTCGCGGCGGCGCGTTCGCCCGGGACGGCGACCGGCTGGTGTACCGGCCGTCCGGGCGGGAACCGCACCTCGTCGCGACGTCCCGGCGCGGCATCCCGTACCACGCGCGCGGCGAGAACCAGAAGGGCGCGCACGGCAGGCACACGCCGAGGGTGTTCACCGCCGACGTGGTCGCCGAGCTGCGCCGACGTGCCGCGACCGACGACCGGGTGTCCTTCGGGGTGGACGTGTGGCCGCGGATCGCCGTCGAGGTGGAGAGCGTCTACTACGGCACGCTGCTGAGGTCCCGGGGGCGGCCGGCCGACGGCGACCGGCTGGCCGAGCGGTACGCCGCCGCGCGCACCGCGACGGCGCGGTCGCGGCTGCTGGACGAGCACGGCGTCGCGCGGGCCGACCGGTGGGACTGGGAGTCGATCTCCCGGCCGCACGGGGACCGGCGCTTCGCCGACCGCGCCGACTTCCGCGACTGGTTGCTCGGCCACCTGGCGCGCGACGTCGAGGAGGCCAGGCGGGGCAACGTCGACGGCCCGCTCAAGGCCGCCCTGGACGTGCTGCGGGACCTGCGCAACGAGATCCGGCTGGTGGTGGACCACTGCGGCCTGGACGGCGGCTCCCACCGCGACGACCTCGACGGCTGGTACACCCCGCTCAACGCGTTCCTGTCCATCGGCCCGCCGGCGCGGCGCGTCGAGGAGATGATCGCCCTGGTCGAGGCCGGTGTGCTGGAGCTGACCGGGCCCGGCGCCGTGCTGTGGCTGGACACCGGGGAGGACCCGGCGTTCGTCGCCGAGTCGCGCGAGGTCCCCGGTCCGCCGGTGCGGGCGCGGGTGCTGATCGAGGCGCGGCTGCCGGAACCGGACCTGCGGCGCACCGAGGACCCGCTGATGCGGCACCTCCTGGCGACCGAGCAGATCCGGGCGCACCGGGTCCCGACCTCGTCCGGCTCCCACTACGAGACCGGTGGCCTGTCGGTCACCGAGCGGCCGTACCACGTGCTCGACGCCAAGGGACGCGCTCATCCGCGGCGCTTCGCGTACGGGGTGCCGACGGAGTCGGTGCACTGGGTGACGGCGGCCGGGATCAGGCCGGGCGTCGACTCGGTGACCCTGGGCGACTCGGACGCGATCGCGCAGGCCGTGCTGTCCCTGACGAGGGCGTCGCGCGCGCCGTTCACCGTGCTGCCGGTCGGTGGGCTGGAGCCGGTGCCGGAGGGGGTGATCGTGTGA
- a CDS encoding isochorismatase family protein, with amino-acid sequence MTGIPPIAPYPLPNAGDLPANTARWTPDPDRAVLLVHDMQRYFLAPFPDPLRGRLVDAAARLRDRCAALGVPVAYTAQPGGMDERQRGLLKDFWGPGMRTDPADREVVAELAPDPADWVLTKWRYSAFFRSDLLDRMRALGRDQLILCGVYAHVGVLMTAVEAFTNDIQAFLVADAVADFTPEHHRLAVEYAADRCAVVVTAEQVLDHLGSPARRQAVAR; translated from the coding sequence ATGACCGGCATCCCCCCGATCGCACCCTACCCGCTGCCGAACGCGGGCGACCTGCCCGCCAACACCGCCCGGTGGACCCCGGACCCGGACCGCGCGGTCCTGCTGGTGCACGACATGCAGCGCTACTTCCTCGCGCCGTTCCCCGACCCGCTGCGCGGGCGCCTGGTCGACGCCGCCGCCCGGCTGCGCGACCGGTGCGCGGCGCTCGGCGTCCCGGTGGCCTACACGGCGCAGCCCGGCGGCATGGACGAGCGGCAGCGCGGCCTGCTCAAGGACTTCTGGGGTCCGGGCATGCGCACCGACCCCGCCGACCGCGAGGTGGTGGCCGAACTCGCGCCCGACCCGGCCGACTGGGTGCTCACCAAGTGGCGCTACAGCGCGTTCTTCCGGTCCGACCTGCTGGACCGGATGCGGGCGCTGGGGCGCGACCAGCTCATCCTGTGCGGGGTGTACGCGCACGTCGGCGTGCTGATGACGGCGGTGGAGGCGTTCACCAACGACATCCAGGCGTTCCTGGTGGCCGACGCGGTGGCCGACTTCACGCCCGAGCACCACCGGTTGGCCGTCGAGTACGCGGCCGACCGGTGCGCCGTGGTCGTGACCGCCGAGCAGGTGCTGGACCACCTCGGCTCGCCCGCCCGCCGACAGGCGGTCGCGCGATGA
- a CDS encoding 2,3-dihydro-2,3-dihydroxybenzoate dehydrogenase produces the protein MTNGTVALVTGAAGGIGAAVVRTLAAGGAAVAAVDRDADALAGQVARWNADGLAVRAHPADVSDAARVEEVVAAVERDLGPIDQLVNAAGVLRLGEVVDLGDEDWHTTIAVNTTGVFLVSRAVVRRMTGRRRGAVVTVASNAAATPRTHMAVYAASKAAATMFTKCLGLEVARHGVRCNVVAPGSTDTPMLSSMWHDETGPRGTIEGRPEEFRVGIPLGKLARPEDVADAVAFLLSDAASHITLHALTVDGGAALGA, from the coding sequence ATGACGAACGGGACGGTCGCCCTGGTCACCGGGGCGGCGGGCGGCATCGGCGCCGCCGTGGTCCGGACCCTGGCCGCCGGCGGCGCCGCGGTGGCCGCCGTGGACCGCGACGCCGACGCGCTCGCCGGGCAGGTGGCCCGGTGGAACGCCGACGGGCTGGCGGTGCGCGCCCACCCGGCCGACGTGAGCGACGCCGCTCGGGTGGAGGAGGTGGTGGCCGCCGTCGAACGCGACCTCGGGCCGATCGACCAGCTGGTCAACGCGGCCGGCGTGCTGCGCCTCGGCGAGGTGGTCGACCTGGGCGACGAGGACTGGCACACCACCATCGCGGTCAACACCACCGGCGTCTTCCTGGTCTCCCGGGCCGTGGTGCGCCGGATGACCGGGCGCCGCCGGGGCGCCGTCGTGACGGTCGCGTCCAACGCGGCGGCCACACCGCGCACGCACATGGCGGTGTACGCGGCGTCCAAGGCGGCGGCCACCATGTTCACCAAGTGCCTCGGCCTCGAAGTGGCCCGGCACGGCGTGCGGTGCAACGTGGTGGCGCCCGGCTCGACCGACACGCCGATGCTCAGCTCCATGTGGCACGACGAGACCGGGCCGCGCGGCACGATCGAGGGCAGGCCCGAGGAGTTCCGGGTCGGCATACCCCTGGGCAAGCTGGCCCGGCCCGAGGACGTGGCCGACGCCGTGGCGTTCCTGCTCTCCGACGCCGCTTCGCACATCACGCTGCACGCCCTGACCGTCGACGGCGGGGCCGCGCTCGGCGCGTGA
- a CDS encoding 3-deoxy-7-phosphoheptulonate synthase codes for MDNALLDFRRAAALQQPDWADPAAVRRVREDLARSPGLVTGEEVRDLRAALALVATGGAHVVQAGDCAEDPVECEAGYVARKAALLDVLAGTMKMITRRPVVRVGRIGGQFAKPRSKPTELVGGVELPAYRGHMVNSPEPDPEGRRPDPRRMLVGYSAASAVMRHLGWGGRRQRGPIDPVVWTSHEALLLDYETSLVRRDGGGEAVLTSTHFPWIGERTRQVDGPHVDLLARVANPVACKVGPTTTAAEVLALCERLDPHREPGRLTLIARMGADAVADLLPPLVEAVRAAGHPVIWLCDPMHANTVVTPDGLKTRYLSALNREVAAFRVAVEAAGGVAGGLHLEATPDHVTECVPGESEVDRVGEKYTSFCDPRLNPDQAVATIHAWRD; via the coding sequence GTGGACAACGCCTTGCTCGACTTCCGGCGGGCCGCGGCGCTGCAGCAACCGGACTGGGCGGACCCGGCGGCCGTGCGCCGGGTCCGCGAGGACCTGGCCCGCTCCCCCGGCCTGGTCACCGGCGAGGAGGTGCGCGACCTGCGCGCGGCGCTGGCGCTCGTGGCCACCGGCGGCGCGCACGTGGTGCAGGCCGGTGACTGCGCCGAGGACCCGGTGGAGTGCGAGGCCGGCTACGTGGCCCGCAAGGCGGCGTTGCTGGACGTCCTCGCGGGCACCATGAAGATGATCACCCGTCGACCGGTGGTGCGGGTCGGGCGGATCGGCGGGCAGTTCGCGAAGCCGCGGTCCAAGCCGACCGAGCTGGTCGGCGGGGTCGAGCTGCCGGCGTACCGGGGGCACATGGTGAACAGCCCGGAGCCGGACCCCGAGGGGCGGCGGCCGGACCCGCGCCGGATGCTCGTCGGCTACTCCGCGGCCAGCGCCGTGATGCGGCACCTGGGCTGGGGCGGCCGCCGGCAGCGCGGCCCGATCGACCCGGTGGTGTGGACGAGCCACGAGGCGCTGCTGCTGGACTACGAGACCTCGCTGGTGCGCCGGGACGGCGGTGGCGAGGCGGTGCTGACGTCCACCCACTTCCCGTGGATCGGCGAGCGCACCCGCCAGGTGGACGGGCCGCACGTCGACCTGCTCGCCCGGGTGGCCAACCCGGTGGCGTGCAAGGTCGGGCCGACCACGACCGCGGCCGAGGTCCTGGCGCTGTGCGAGCGGCTGGACCCGCACCGCGAGCCGGGCAGGCTCACGCTGATCGCGCGGATGGGCGCCGACGCCGTCGCCGACCTGCTGCCGCCGCTGGTGGAGGCGGTGCGCGCGGCGGGCCACCCGGTGATCTGGCTGTGCGACCCCATGCACGCCAACACCGTCGTGACCCCCGACGGCCTCAAGACCCGGTACCTGAGCGCGCTCAACCGCGAGGTGGCCGCCTTCCGGGTCGCCGTGGAGGCGGCGGGCGGCGTCGCGGGCGGCCTGCACCTGGAGGCCACGCCCGACCACGTCACCGAGTGCGTGCCCGGTGAGTCCGAAGTGGACCGCGTCGGCGAGAAGTACACCAGCTTCTGCGACCCGAGGCTCAACCCGGACCAGGCGGTGGCCACCATCCACGCCTGGCGCGACTGA
- the pcaB gene encoding 3-carboxy-cis,cis-muconate cycloisomerase, which translates to MTGSDTGLLSPVRAGTPVEALVSDEAWVQAMLDAEAALARAQAELGTVPRSAAEAITRAARVEAFDVRALAVASRETANPVVGLVQALTAAVDADAAPHVHRGSTSQDVFDTGAMLVARRVLRAIRADLGRCADALTDLAREHRDTPMVGRTLALHAVPTTFGLKAAGWRQSVLDADRRLAAVADALPVSLGGAAGTLAGYLVHAGPLDDPAAYAERLVEAFAAETGLAAPPLPWHAARAPLADLAAALALTAGVLGKIAVDVQSLARTEVGEVAEPHRPGRGGSSAMPHKRNPVLTTLLRSAALQVPPLATAVTQCLLAEDERSAGAWHAEWLPLRECLRLTGGAAHTAVELAEGLEVRPERMRRNLDLTGGQVVSERIAALLAPHLGRAEAKRLLAHWSALADRTGRSLADVLADAPEPAGSVDPADRADWCDPTRYTGAAGSMVDRALAGGSRAT; encoded by the coding sequence GTGACCGGGTCGGATACCGGCCTGCTCTCCCCCGTGCGCGCGGGGACACCGGTGGAGGCTCTGGTGTCCGACGAGGCGTGGGTGCAGGCGATGCTGGACGCGGAGGCCGCGCTGGCCCGGGCGCAGGCGGAGTTGGGCACCGTGCCGCGGTCGGCGGCCGAGGCGATCACCCGCGCGGCCCGGGTGGAGGCGTTCGACGTGCGCGCCCTGGCCGTGGCCTCGCGGGAGACCGCCAACCCGGTCGTCGGCCTGGTCCAGGCGCTCACCGCCGCCGTGGACGCGGACGCGGCGCCGCACGTGCACCGCGGCTCCACCAGCCAGGACGTCTTCGACACCGGCGCGATGCTGGTGGCGCGGCGCGTCCTGCGCGCCATCCGGGCCGACCTGGGCCGCTGCGCGGACGCGCTGACCGACCTGGCCCGCGAGCACCGCGACACCCCCATGGTGGGCCGGACGCTGGCGCTGCACGCCGTGCCGACGACGTTCGGCCTGAAGGCGGCCGGGTGGCGCCAGTCGGTGCTCGACGCGGACCGGCGCCTGGCGGCCGTGGCCGACGCCCTGCCCGTGTCGCTCGGCGGGGCCGCGGGCACGTTGGCCGGCTACCTGGTCCACGCCGGACCGCTCGACGACCCGGCGGCCTACGCCGAACGGCTGGTCGAGGCGTTCGCCGCCGAGACCGGCCTGGCCGCGCCGCCGCTGCCCTGGCACGCCGCCCGCGCGCCCCTCGCCGACCTGGCCGCCGCGCTGGCCCTCACCGCGGGCGTGCTGGGCAAGATCGCGGTGGACGTGCAGTCCCTGGCCCGGACCGAGGTCGGCGAGGTGGCCGAACCCCACCGGCCCGGCCGGGGCGGCTCGTCGGCCATGCCGCACAAGCGCAACCCGGTCCTGACGACCTTGTTGCGCAGCGCGGCGCTCCAGGTGCCACCGCTGGCCACCGCGGTGACCCAGTGCCTGCTGGCCGAGGACGAGCGCTCCGCGGGCGCGTGGCACGCCGAGTGGCTGCCGCTGCGCGAGTGCCTGCGGTTGACCGGCGGCGCGGCGCACACCGCGGTGGAACTCGCCGAGGGGCTGGAGGTCAGGCCGGAGCGGATGCGCCGCAACCTCGACCTCACCGGCGGCCAGGTCGTCTCCGAGCGGATCGCGGCGCTGCTCGCGCCGCACCTCGGCCGGGCCGAGGCCAAGCGGTTGCTGGCGCACTGGTCCGCGCTCGCCGACCGGACCGGCCGGTCGCTGGCCGACGTGCTGGCCGACGCGCCGGAGCCGGCCGGGTCGGTCGACCCCGCCGATCGGGCGGACTGGTGCGACCCGACCCGCTACACCGGCGCGGCCGGGTCCATGGTGGACCGCGCGCTGGCCGGCGGTTCCCGCGCCACCTGA
- a CDS encoding anthranilate synthase family protein: protein MSRPHDLLDDVLASRSPAYALLHRPGTDPDAVDVLVGDLSAPERLADLPRRPGGGHEVLAIVPYRQVAERGYACVDDGEPLIALSVTDQAVLPLDDVLRRLPDVPIDVVGGHFDVDDDAYAETVRRVVTEEIGAGEGANFVVKRSYVAEITDYSQATALTLFRRLVRGESGAHWTFLAHAGDRTFVGATPERHVTIDAGTAVMNPISGTYRYPSSGPALSGVMDFLADVKESDELYMVLDEELKMMGRICDTGGRVVGPRLREMARVAHTEYFIEGRTTRDPRDVLHETLFAPTVTGSPLESACKVISRHEPAGRGYYSGVIALIGRDERGRDALDSAILIRTADIDRSGTLRIGVGATLVRHSDPEAEAAETRAKAAGLLAALRRTGFAEHPRVRAALEERNATIARFWLGEEGTRRLSSLAGRRVLVVDAEDTFTSMLAHQLRALGLDVSVCRFDEPHDTAGADLVVMGPGPGDPRDGSHPKISHLRGAVDRLLADRTPFLAVCLSHQVLSARLGLPLVRRDVPNQGAQREIKLFGARERVGFYNTFAARSRDDVLDVDGAGRVEVCRDPETGEVHALRGAHFASIQFHAESVLTRNGPQIIGDLLAGLAADLSAV, encoded by the coding sequence ATGAGCCGGCCGCACGACCTGCTGGACGACGTGCTGGCGTCCCGGTCGCCCGCGTACGCGCTGCTGCACCGGCCGGGGACGGACCCGGACGCGGTGGACGTCCTGGTCGGCGACCTGTCCGCGCCCGAACGGCTGGCGGACCTGCCGAGGCGGCCCGGCGGCGGGCACGAGGTGCTGGCGATCGTCCCCTACCGGCAGGTCGCGGAGCGCGGGTACGCGTGCGTGGACGACGGCGAGCCGCTGATCGCGCTGAGCGTCACCGACCAGGCCGTGCTGCCGCTGGACGACGTGCTGCGGCGGTTGCCGGACGTGCCGATCGACGTGGTCGGCGGGCACTTCGACGTGGACGACGACGCGTACGCCGAGACCGTCCGCCGGGTGGTCACCGAGGAGATCGGCGCCGGTGAGGGCGCGAACTTCGTGGTCAAGCGCTCGTACGTCGCCGAGATCACCGACTACTCGCAGGCCACGGCGCTGACCCTGTTCCGCAGGCTGGTGCGCGGCGAGAGCGGCGCGCACTGGACGTTCCTGGCGCACGCCGGCGACCGCACGTTCGTCGGCGCGACCCCGGAGCGGCACGTCACCATCGACGCGGGCACGGCGGTGATGAACCCGATCAGCGGCACCTACCGCTACCCGTCGTCGGGACCCGCGCTGAGCGGGGTGATGGACTTCCTGGCCGACGTCAAGGAGTCCGACGAGCTGTACATGGTGCTGGACGAAGAGCTGAAGATGATGGGCCGCATCTGCGACACCGGCGGGCGCGTGGTCGGGCCGCGGCTGCGGGAGATGGCCAGGGTCGCGCACACCGAGTACTTCATCGAGGGCCGCACCACCCGCGACCCGCGTGACGTGCTGCACGAGACGCTGTTCGCGCCCACGGTGACCGGCAGCCCGCTGGAGAGCGCCTGCAAGGTGATCAGCAGGCACGAGCCGGCGGGCCGCGGCTACTACAGCGGGGTGATCGCCCTGATCGGCCGGGACGAGCGCGGTCGTGACGCGCTGGACTCGGCCATCCTCATCCGCACCGCCGACATCGACCGGTCGGGCACGCTGCGGATCGGGGTCGGCGCCACCCTGGTGCGCCACTCGGACCCGGAGGCGGAGGCCGCCGAGACGCGCGCCAAGGCGGCGGGGCTGCTGGCCGCGCTGCGGCGGACCGGGTTCGCCGAGCACCCGCGGGTGCGGGCCGCGCTGGAGGAGCGCAACGCCACCATCGCCCGGTTCTGGCTCGGCGAGGAGGGCACCCGGCGGCTCTCGTCGCTGGCGGGCAGGCGGGTGCTGGTCGTGGACGCGGAGGACACGTTCACGTCGATGCTCGCCCACCAGCTGCGGGCGCTGGGGCTGGACGTGTCGGTGTGCCGCTTCGACGAGCCGCACGACACGGCGGGCGCCGACCTGGTGGTCATGGGACCGGGTCCGGGCGACCCGCGCGACGGCTCGCACCCGAAGATCTCGCACCTGCGCGGCGCGGTGGACCGGCTGCTGGCCGACCGGACGCCGTTCCTGGCGGTGTGCCTGAGCCACCAGGTGCTCAGCGCGCGGCTGGGGTTGCCGCTGGTGCGGCGGGACGTGCCGAACCAGGGCGCGCAGCGGGAGATCAAGCTGTTCGGCGCGCGCGAGCGGGTCGGGTTCTACAACACGTTCGCCGCGCGCAGCCGGGACGACGTGCTGGACGTCGACGGGGCCGGCCGGGTGGAGGTGTGCCGGGACCCGGAGACCGGTGAGGTGCACGCCCTGCGCGGGGCGCACTTCGCCTCGATCCAGTTCCACGCGGAGTCCGTGCTGACCCGGAACGGGCCGCAGATCATCGGCGACCTGCTGGCGGGGCTGGCGGCGGACCTCTCGGCGGTGTGA
- a CDS encoding AMP-binding protein yields the protein MFLQRWANRGIRLGTLFERAAARHPTNVLILDHDLQIAPELGRRATIPEVADLVDDYAARLRAAGVRPGERVVVHKSDGFDIMLLACAAARAGAVPVLLSPQLDGGTVAELVRRVGHPHLVTDQAKLDHDLPPSVFDEARQVLLTEGSHAGAVELRSLAGAPRVAPTILPPGRPTLITHTSGTTGTPKLAVHTGRTLQARYRPQAAITKPLLPGRETIAIHVSFVHSRLVTALAISLLRGWPVVVLADADPARTADLFARVRPGILEAHPNSLMDWEGLADDPRGPLANVKLFSSTFDAIHPRTVHRLLGASERRLPVFGQLYGQSEIGPAVVRGFTRRRSPKADGRCVGMPFPGMTGVRVVGRDGRRASKEDPGFIEVRSDGRIATYLGEQGRYDRQVTDGWWRMGDVGYRTRWGCLHLLDREVDVIDGFGSTLAAEDTLFDRLPDLTEVIIVPAPDGRAQPVVCTKDDKPLDQWAWRAAVTGMPEMREPVQWKLADLPQTATTKVKRLELARILANGADR from the coding sequence ATGTTCCTGCAACGATGGGCGAACCGCGGCATCCGGTTGGGCACGCTGTTCGAACGCGCCGCCGCCCGGCACCCCACCAACGTCCTGATCCTCGACCACGACCTGCAGATCGCGCCGGAACTGGGCAGGCGCGCCACCATCCCCGAGGTCGCCGACCTCGTGGACGACTACGCCGCCCGGCTGCGCGCGGCCGGGGTGCGCCCCGGCGAGCGGGTGGTGGTGCACAAGTCCGACGGGTTCGACATCATGCTGCTGGCCTGCGCGGCGGCGCGGGCGGGCGCCGTGCCGGTGCTGCTCTCGCCCCAGCTGGACGGCGGCACGGTCGCCGAGCTGGTGCGGCGCGTCGGCCACCCGCACCTGGTGACCGACCAGGCCAAGCTGGACCACGACCTGCCGCCGTCGGTCTTCGACGAGGCCCGGCAGGTGCTGCTCACCGAGGGCTCGCACGCCGGCGCGGTGGAGCTGCGCTCGCTGGCGGGCGCGCCGCGGGTGGCGCCGACGATCCTGCCGCCCGGGCGGCCGACGCTCATCACGCACACCTCGGGCACCACCGGGACGCCCAAGCTGGCCGTCCACACCGGACGGACGCTCCAGGCGCGCTACCGGCCGCAGGCGGCGATCACCAAGCCGCTGCTGCCCGGCCGGGAGACCATCGCGATCCACGTCTCGTTCGTCCACTCGCGACTGGTCACCGCCCTGGCGATCTCGCTGCTGCGCGGGTGGCCGGTCGTCGTGCTCGCGGACGCCGACCCGGCGCGCACGGCCGACCTGTTCGCCCGCGTGCGCCCCGGCATCCTCGAAGCGCACCCCAACTCGCTGATGGACTGGGAGGGGCTGGCCGACGACCCGCGCGGCCCGCTGGCGAACGTGAAGCTGTTCAGCAGCACGTTCGACGCGATCCACCCGCGGACCGTGCACCGGCTGCTCGGGGCGTCGGAGCGCCGGCTGCCGGTGTTCGGGCAGCTCTACGGCCAGAGCGAGATCGGGCCCGCGGTGGTGCGCGGCTTCACCCGCCGCCGCTCGCCCAAGGCCGACGGCCGCTGCGTCGGGATGCCGTTCCCCGGCATGACCGGCGTCCGAGTGGTCGGCCGCGACGGGCGGCGCGCGTCGAAGGAGGACCCCGGCTTCATCGAGGTCCGCAGCGACGGCCGGATCGCCACCTACCTCGGCGAGCAGGGCCGCTACGACCGGCAGGTCACCGACGGGTGGTGGCGCATGGGCGACGTCGGCTACCGCACCCGGTGGGGCTGCCTGCACCTGCTGGACCGCGAGGTGGACGTGATCGACGGCTTCGGCAGCACCCTGGCCGCCGAGGACACCCTGTTCGACCGGTTGCCGGACCTGACCGAGGTGATCATCGTCCCGGCGCCGGACGGCCGGGCGCAACCGGTGGTGTGCACCAAGGACGACAAGCCACTCGACCAGTGGGCCTGGCGCGCGGCGGTCACCGGGATGCCGGAGATGCGCGAGCCGGTCCAGTGGAAGCTCGCGGACCTGCCGCAGACCGCCACCACCAAGGTCAAGCGGTTGGAACTGGCCCGCATCCTGGCCAACGGCGCCGACCGGTGA